The Ferviditalea candida genome window below encodes:
- a CDS encoding methyl-accepting chemotaxis protein, protein MQRGVAEISQNATDANKGSAEFLALAEQIAAAAEQQSSSSEEIEKSLQMQNKAFSELNAAASDLAQMAEDLKVSTDAQKSAEALAAAAEELSANVEEGNSTAGEILKAMQQISNGAQAQAELTDKSAQVAERLAVASKQMNERAIFSTEKLTELQKLLENNKIAVDDLIFGISTAADASMVSAKNIKSLEEIVRRIEKIVDAIVNVTIQTNMLAVNGSIEAARAGEFGRGFSVVAGDIRSLANESAENTDKIKDLVRGIQNQIQRVAADIDASSKTSFAEVEKAKKVTHNLNVIEENMIKIISGTTEVQKTTDESMVALEQARKGVEQIAAAAQEASKAGAEATVAATEQSKGMQDLAEAIEEISGLADELQNM, encoded by the coding sequence GTGCAGCGCGGCGTCGCCGAAATATCGCAAAACGCGACGGATGCCAACAAGGGATCGGCAGAATTTCTGGCGCTAGCCGAGCAAATTGCGGCAGCGGCGGAGCAGCAAAGCAGCAGCTCCGAGGAAATCGAAAAATCATTGCAGATGCAAAATAAAGCGTTCAGCGAATTGAACGCGGCGGCGTCCGATCTGGCGCAGATGGCAGAGGATCTGAAGGTCTCCACCGACGCCCAAAAGTCGGCGGAGGCGCTTGCCGCAGCCGCGGAAGAATTGTCCGCCAATGTGGAGGAGGGCAATTCCACAGCCGGCGAGATTCTGAAGGCGATGCAGCAAATCTCAAACGGCGCTCAGGCGCAAGCCGAACTTACGGACAAGTCCGCGCAGGTTGCGGAAAGGCTTGCAGTCGCATCCAAGCAAATGAACGAACGGGCGATTTTTTCCACCGAGAAGCTGACAGAGCTGCAAAAGCTGCTTGAAAACAATAAAATCGCGGTGGATGACCTCATTTTCGGCATCTCCACTGCGGCGGACGCGAGCATGGTTTCCGCCAAAAATATTAAGAGCCTGGAAGAAATCGTTCGTCGAATTGAAAAAATCGTCGATGCGATCGTAAACGTTACGATTCAGACCAATATGCTGGCCGTGAACGGCTCGATTGAGGCGGCGAGAGCGGGGGAATTCGGCCGGGGATTTTCAGTAGTGGCGGGAGATATTCGTTCGCTCGCCAACGAGTCCGCCGAGAATACCGATAAAATCAAGGATCTGGTAAGAGGCATCCAAAACCAGATTCAACGGGTAGCCGCCGATATCGACGCCTCCAGCAAAACTTCATTCGCTGAAGTGGAGAAAGCAAAGAAGGTCACCCATAACCTGAATGTCATTGAAGAGAACATGATCAAGATTATTTCAGGCACGACTGAAGTTCAGAAGACGACGGACGAATCGATGGTAGCGTTGGAGCAGGCGAGAAAAGGCGTCGAACAAATTGCCGCCGCCGCGCAGGAAGCAAGCAAAGCCGGAGCGGAAGCGACGGTTGCAGCCACGGAGCAGTCCAAAGGCATGCAAGACCTGGCGGAAGCGATTGAAGAAATATCCGGTCTTGCCGATGAATTGCAAAATATGTAA
- a CDS encoding chemotaxis protein CheW, with translation MAAIDSQMNERQLVTFHLGDDEFGADIMSVKEIIRVPEITKVPNAPDYIEGACNLRGQVLPILDGRSRLNITRKDKDENSRVLVIDVIGAATGVVVDKVSEVLRVSTQDIEEPPQIVKNTHADYLRGVVKLDGGTRLIMLLDVNKAVSGGQEKLQFHDQQLADAFKNDAGSEAETDNDDQLVSFLLGQEEYAIGIKQVKEIIRVPDIMRVPNCEAYVEGVVSIRNHLLPIVNLRTYFGMENKEITDQTRILVVDMGEIMAGMMVDKVLEVLRIPSNVIQPLPKYSMQAGEQLKGVAKLNNGQRLIMLLEPARMISADQYEMISGAKETGKQDEETGGLGRQSMDEEHLVTFRIGGEEFGIKIKEVQEINRMTEVTKIPRAPRYIDGIVNLRGNIIPALDLRKFFGLAEKEMTDATRIIIVDSGGVKTGIVVDSVSEVLRFERSLIELPPDILHNGVESDYVEGVGKLDDGKRMILILNLEKVLSFQKIPA, from the coding sequence ATGGCGGCTATTGACAGTCAAATGAACGAACGCCAGTTGGTCACCTTCCATCTTGGGGACGATGAATTCGGGGCGGACATTATGAGCGTGAAGGAAATTATCCGAGTTCCGGAAATTACGAAAGTTCCGAACGCTCCTGATTACATCGAGGGCGCCTGCAACTTGCGCGGCCAGGTGTTGCCTATTCTTGACGGGCGTTCCAGGCTGAACATAACAAGGAAGGACAAGGACGAGAACAGCAGAGTGCTGGTCATTGATGTGATTGGCGCGGCAACCGGCGTTGTCGTTGACAAGGTATCCGAAGTGCTGCGCGTCAGCACGCAAGATATCGAAGAACCGCCGCAAATCGTTAAAAATACGCATGCCGATTATTTGCGCGGGGTTGTCAAGCTGGATGGGGGGACCAGGCTTATCATGCTGCTTGACGTCAACAAGGCGGTCAGCGGCGGCCAGGAAAAGCTGCAATTCCATGATCAGCAGCTTGCTGATGCCTTCAAAAATGATGCCGGGTCCGAAGCCGAGACCGATAACGACGATCAACTGGTCTCGTTTCTGCTGGGTCAAGAGGAATATGCGATCGGGATCAAGCAGGTTAAAGAAATCATTCGCGTGCCTGACATTATGAGGGTTCCGAACTGCGAGGCTTATGTAGAGGGAGTAGTATCCATTCGCAATCATCTGTTGCCCATCGTCAATTTGCGAACTTACTTCGGCATGGAAAACAAGGAGATTACGGATCAGACAAGGATTCTCGTCGTAGATATGGGCGAAATTATGGCCGGAATGATGGTTGACAAAGTGCTGGAGGTATTGAGGATCCCTTCCAACGTCATTCAACCGCTTCCGAAGTATTCCATGCAAGCCGGAGAACAATTGAAGGGCGTCGCCAAGCTGAACAACGGGCAACGGCTGATTATGCTGCTGGAACCTGCCCGAATGATCTCGGCCGATCAGTACGAGATGATTAGCGGCGCCAAAGAAACCGGCAAGCAAGACGAAGAGACGGGAGGCCTCGGAAGACAGTCGATGGATGAGGAGCATCTGGTGACATTCAGGATCGGCGGCGAAGAATTCGGCATCAAAATCAAAGAAGTGCAGGAAATCAACCGGATGACCGAAGTGACGAAAATTCCCCGCGCTCCGCGCTACATTGACGGAATCGTCAATTTGCGGGGGAATATCATACCTGCGCTCGACTTGAGAAAGTTTTTCGGATTAGCCGAAAAAGAAATGACCGACGCTACCCGAATCATCATTGTCGATTCCGGCGGCGTGAAAACGGGGATCGTCGTCGATTCGGTTTCCGAAGTGTTGCGATTTGAAAGATCGCTGATCGAGCTCCCTCCGGATATTCTTCATAACGGCGTCGAAAGCGATTATGTGGAAGGCGTCGGCAAGCTGGATGACGGAAAAAGGATGATTTTGATTCTGAATCTGGAGAAAGTATTGAGTTTCCAGAAAATACCAGCCTGA
- the cheB gene encoding chemotaxis-specific protein-glutamate methyltransferase CheB — translation MRDRIKVLIVDDSALMRKALKEIMITDKTIEVVGAARDGQDAIDKAGEMQPDVITMDINMPVMDGLTSMQHILNDHPKIPIIIISSLSTEGALTTFEALALGAFDYVAKPSGTVSSNIHVVGKEIIDKVKLAYKSANRNSLNGRIKARSAAAEKKTVASQRKSPAPGSNELSAVVVIGVSTGGPGTLMEVLPRLPSDLKAAVVVVQHMPASFTSSFARRMSEACAISFKEAEACDILANGRGYLAPGGYQLLVHRDGKLLRLSSSPETQFMPSVNVTMASVLERCGGERMVGVIMTGMGDDGADTMVKVREAGGITIAEDESTAIVFGMPQEAIKRGGAEIVAPSYKIAGEIVKAVNRIRSNRKI, via the coding sequence GTGAGGGACAGGATAAAAGTATTGATCGTGGACGATTCCGCGTTAATGAGAAAAGCATTGAAAGAAATCATGATAACGGACAAGACGATTGAAGTCGTCGGCGCGGCCAGAGACGGACAAGATGCGATCGACAAGGCCGGCGAGATGCAGCCGGATGTGATTACGATGGATATCAACATGCCAGTTATGGACGGCTTGACTTCCATGCAGCATATTTTGAACGATCACCCGAAAATTCCGATCATCATTATCAGTTCGTTATCGACGGAAGGGGCTTTGACAACCTTCGAGGCATTGGCGCTGGGGGCGTTTGATTATGTCGCCAAACCTTCCGGAACGGTATCTTCCAATATACATGTCGTTGGAAAAGAAATCATCGACAAGGTGAAATTGGCATACAAGAGCGCCAATCGCAACAGCCTGAACGGCAGAATTAAAGCAAGAAGCGCGGCGGCGGAAAAAAAGACGGTTGCTTCTCAGCGAAAATCTCCAGCGCCCGGAAGCAACGAGCTGTCAGCCGTTGTCGTCATCGGCGTATCGACAGGCGGCCCCGGAACATTGATGGAAGTGCTTCCGAGGCTTCCCTCCGACCTGAAGGCTGCGGTTGTGGTTGTGCAGCATATGCCCGCTTCATTTACTTCTTCGTTTGCCCGAAGAATGTCGGAAGCGTGCGCCATTTCCTTCAAGGAAGCGGAAGCGTGCGACATTCTGGCCAATGGACGCGGCTACCTTGCTCCTGGAGGCTACCAATTGCTCGTACACAGAGACGGCAAGCTGCTTCGTCTCTCCTCCAGCCCGGAGACGCAATTTATGCCCAGCGTCAACGTGACGATGGCATCGGTGCTGGAGCGGTGCGGAGGGGAGCGGATGGTTGGTGTCATTATGACGGGCATGGGCGATGACGGCGCAGATACGATGGTGAAAGTCAGAGAAGCCGGAGGAATAACCATCGCCGAGGATGAATCGACGGCCATCGTGTTCGGCATGCCGCAAGAAGCGATCAAGCGGGGGGGAGCGGAGATTGTTGCGCCTTCGTACAAAATCGCAGGCGAAATTGTGAAAGCCGTCAACAGAATCCGGAGCAATCGAAAAATATAA
- a CDS encoding Hpt domain-containing protein, with protein sequence MDPMYIAYFEETEEFLQKAEGCLIKLETAYSADDINELFRIAHSIKGSSMMMGYDKIGNLTHKLEDMLDYVRKGKLQLDSQVFRLCFDGLDYVKKLFESKKAMLDEENDKDVVLAARKLEEEIDQLLRGISEEKNPDRKQSEPVSGIVSAMKEVEHEAKNRYFISVFFSDDAPMAQALLFMIFHNIKGIGSLLYSSVSDHDIFASSPDRSVTSCEMILNTEMEASELYPYFELTYVDKTVIIDISTNSLQNLAVPDTPNTFAFFEMFFNEFKKIYDVLFDDQTINSSELLTIIREQAAKIGNEAENASPHAVKWEIKRCCERCLLLLTGKTKLGNESRNMIRNEFMEMFEKVYRFVRGRLIFKIFKARNRNFKNQLSEIVERMDKTLVRKLLIDVSALNEWETSDLTFLIDLKRQLRGKGITIAVIAGVPLNKRLVNILDSIAPIERFSVFDTELNAALGDYAAEGRSNIWGGAAK encoded by the coding sequence ATGGATCCGATGTATATAGCGTATTTTGAAGAAACGGAAGAGTTTCTTCAGAAAGCCGAGGGATGCTTGATCAAGCTGGAGACCGCTTACTCGGCAGACGATATTAATGAATTGTTCAGAATCGCCCATTCGATTAAAGGTTCCTCCATGATGATGGGCTATGATAAAATCGGCAATTTGACGCACAAGCTTGAAGATATGCTTGACTATGTCAGAAAAGGGAAACTCCAGCTTGACAGTCAAGTATTCCGATTATGCTTTGACGGTTTGGACTATGTAAAAAAATTGTTTGAATCCAAAAAAGCGATGCTGGATGAGGAGAACGACAAAGATGTCGTTCTGGCAGCCAGGAAGCTGGAAGAAGAAATCGATCAATTGCTTCGGGGAATATCTGAGGAAAAGAATCCTGATCGCAAACAATCCGAACCCGTCTCTGGAATTGTCAGCGCCATGAAAGAAGTGGAGCACGAAGCGAAAAACCGTTATTTCATATCCGTCTTTTTTAGCGACGACGCACCCATGGCTCAGGCTCTTCTTTTTATGATCTTTCATAATATCAAGGGAATCGGCTCGCTCCTGTATTCGAGCGTATCGGATCATGATATCTTCGCTTCGTCCCCGGATCGCTCCGTAACATCATGTGAAATGATACTGAATACAGAAATGGAAGCGTCTGAGCTGTACCCGTATTTTGAATTGACATATGTGGACAAGACAGTCATTATCGACATCTCAACAAACAGCTTGCAGAACCTGGCTGTTCCCGATACCCCAAACACATTTGCTTTTTTTGAGATGTTTTTTAATGAATTCAAAAAAATATACGACGTTCTGTTCGACGATCAAACGATCAACAGCTCGGAATTGCTCACAATCATCCGGGAACAGGCTGCAAAAATAGGCAATGAAGCGGAAAATGCGTCCCCCCATGCTGTGAAGTGGGAAATTAAACGGTGTTGCGAACGTTGCCTGTTGTTGCTGACGGGGAAAACGAAACTCGGCAATGAGTCGAGAAACATGATACGGAACGAATTTATGGAGATGTTTGAAAAGGTTTATCGTTTTGTCAGAGGTAGGCTCATATTTAAAATTTTCAAGGCAAGAAACCGAAATTTCAAGAATCAGTTGAGCGAAATCGTAGAACGAATGGACAAAACGCTCGTCCGCAAATTATTGATTGATGTCAGCGCATTAAACGAATGGGAGACAAGCGATCTGACATTCCTGATTGATTTGAAGAGACAGTTGCGCGGGAAAGGGATTACGATTGCCGTTATTGCCGGTGTCCCGTTGAATAAAAGACTGGTAAATATTTTGGATTCCATTGCGCCGATTGAACGATTCAGCGTGTTCGATACGGAATTGAACGCGGCTCTGGGCGATTATGCAGCCGAAGGGCGTTCAAACATTTGGGGAGGAGCGGCGAAATGA
- a CDS encoding response regulator, whose protein sequence is MSGYSIMIMDDEATAEALRTALKSAGFNQIDCFSDPVKAMAAFETRKYHVLLADMDMPELDGIEVLSKVKKYDPMTQAIMTTTSSSIDRILICLELGASDYILKPYLNDTIVLEAIEASIKKLERWRTTIQGAVLKQSEANQEKT, encoded by the coding sequence ATGAGCGGCTACAGCATTATGATTATGGACGATGAAGCGACAGCAGAAGCGCTTCGGACAGCTTTGAAATCGGCCGGGTTTAACCAAATCGATTGTTTTAGCGATCCTGTGAAAGCGATGGCCGCCTTTGAAACCAGGAAGTATCACGTCTTGTTGGCGGATATGGATATGCCGGAGCTGGATGGGATCGAAGTTTTGAGCAAGGTAAAAAAATACGATCCGATGACCCAAGCGATTATGACGACAACAAGCTCCAGCATTGATCGGATATTGATCTGTCTGGAGCTTGGAGCCAGCGATTATATATTGAAGCCGTATCTGAACGATACAATCGTTTTGGAAGCAATCGAAGCTTCCATAAAAAAATTGGAAAGATGGAGAACGACAATTCAAGGTGCGGTATTGAAGCAGAGCGAAGCAAATCAGGAAAAAACATGA
- a CDS encoding CheR family methyltransferase, producing the protein MKEPGDGVILSDELFGKFVSLVYQRTGISYENNKKYYVQKRIEKQLERLQVDSFNEYYLLLKFSESTSEFDRFINDLTINETYFFRDFPQLRNFAEDVLRAVVKEKEKKGDYKIKIWSAACSTGEEPYTLAIILQEMLDEPDKWDLHIVASDINSDVLHRAKIGQYDYRSVRDVPSVYLEKYFTLKNEKYSILHSLRRSINFRKINLMDSEAVSDITGCDFIFCRNVLIYFDDRSREKVLGDFYNCLNPGGFLFLGHSESVGRISSAYKSQRIGDSIVYSTHK; encoded by the coding sequence ATGAAAGAACCAGGTGATGGAGTGATACTGTCCGACGAATTATTCGGGAAATTTGTCAGTCTTGTTTATCAAAGAACGGGAATCTCATATGAAAATAATAAAAAGTACTATGTGCAGAAAAGAATAGAAAAACAGCTTGAGCGGCTGCAAGTGGACAGTTTTAACGAATATTACCTGCTGCTGAAGTTTTCTGAAAGCACGTCGGAATTTGATCGTTTCATCAACGATCTTACCATCAACGAAACGTATTTTTTTCGCGATTTCCCTCAGCTCAGAAATTTTGCGGAAGATGTATTGCGCGCGGTTGTCAAGGAAAAGGAGAAAAAAGGCGACTACAAAATCAAAATATGGAGCGCCGCTTGCTCAACCGGAGAAGAACCTTATACATTGGCGATTATTTTGCAGGAAATGCTTGACGAGCCTGATAAATGGGACTTGCATATCGTCGCTTCGGACATTAATTCGGATGTGCTTCACAGAGCAAAAATCGGTCAATACGATTACAGGTCGGTCAGAGACGTTCCTTCCGTTTATCTTGAAAAATATTTCACCTTAAAAAATGAGAAGTATTCGATCCTTCATTCCCTGAGAAGGAGTATCAATTTCAGGAAAATTAATTTGATGGATTCCGAAGCGGTAAGCGATATTACAGGCTGCGACTTTATATTTTGCAGAAACGTGCTGATTTATTTCGACGACAGATCGCGGGAAAAGGTGTTGGGCGATTTTTACAACTGCTTAAATCCCGGGGGGTTTTTATTTCTGGGGCATTCTGAATCTGTCGGAAGAATATCGTCCGCTTATAAATCGCAAAGGATTGGAGATTCAATTGTTTATTCCACTCATAAATAA